A genomic region of Glycine max cultivar Williams 82 chromosome 15, Glycine_max_v4.0, whole genome shotgun sequence contains the following coding sequences:
- the LOC102660944 gene encoding uncharacterized protein, with the protein MRDMTMAAITDQWMQFYQQPLMDSHGHDHHALAPISTELGFSDATVTTTTSSPTPTMPSSESNSILSQLSPKGNVSKPIRRRSRASKKTPTTLLNANTTNFRALVQQFTGCHSTTMPTLGVQKGPITLNFQQGNSSGQKVHHNTSSRVVLPFSGRSHNNSNSNNNQVHQVPSPFPNGQKQEDEEQRQLPQQSGYSFDYVKNSGFLPSSGNSIRPTTTSMDHVSDGLLLDNDFNLADLTVNCFPNDTFYKSEL; encoded by the coding sequence ATGAGGGATATGACCATGGCTGCCATTACTGATCAATGGATGCAGTTCTATCAACAACCTCTAATGGATAGCCATGGCcatgatcatcatgctttggcACCAATTTCCACAGAATTAGGCTTCTCTGATGCAACCGTGACTACGACAACTAGTTCTCCCACCCCCACCATGCCATCATCAGAGAGCAATAGCATCTTGAGCCAATTGAGTCCAAAGGGTAATGTGTCCAAACCAATAAGAAGAAGGTCTAGAGCCTCTAAGAAAACCCCAACCACACTCCTCAATGCCAACACCACCAATTTTAGAGCATTAGTACAACAATTCACAGGGTGTCATAGCACAACCATGCCAACACTAGGGGTCCAAAAGGGCCCTATTACCTTGAATTTCCAACAAGGAAATAGTAGTGGACAAAAGGTTCACCACAACACAAGTAGTAGGGTAGTGCTACCATTTAGTGGCAGAAGccacaacaacagcaacagcaacaacaaccagGTTCATCAAGTGCCTTCACCGTTTCCAAATGGGCAGAAgcaagaagatgaagaacaacGACAACTGCCTCAGCAGAGTGGTTACTCTTTTGATTATGTGAAGAACAGTGGTTTTCTTCCAAGTTCGGGTAACTCAATAAGGCCTACCACTACTAGCATGGATCATGTCTCTGATGGTTTGCTCTTGGATAATGATTTTAACTTGGCTGATCTAACTGTTAATTGCTTCCCCAATGATACCTTTTATAAGAGTGAATTATAG